From one Coxiella-like endosymbiont genomic stretch:
- the sufU gene encoding Fe-S cluster assembly sulfur transfer protein SufU, giving the protein MNDLQDLYQEIIIDHGRKPRHFGRLAYPTHVHDGYNPLCGDRLTVYFREEEGVIKETTFEGSGCAISIASASLMMEALKGKTLEQSEILFSQFHDLVTGKSSNVEELGKLAALAGVAEFPTRVKCATLCWHTMLAALCGQIEIPVRTE; this is encoded by the coding sequence ATGAATGATTTACAGGATTTATATCAAGAAATAATTATCGATCACGGTCGAAAGCCACGACATTTTGGGCGTTTAGCATATCCTACACACGTGCATGATGGCTATAATCCGCTGTGTGGTGATCGATTAACGGTATATTTTCGTGAAGAAGAAGGTGTGATAAAAGAAACAACTTTTGAAGGGAGTGGTTGTGCCATATCTATTGCTTCGGCTTCGCTAATGATGGAGGCTTTAAAAGGAAAAACCCTTGAGCAAAGTGAAATTTTATTTTCTCAATTTCATGATTTGGTGACTGGGAAAAGCTCTAACGTAGAGGAATTAGGGAAATTAGCTGCTTTAGCTGGTGTTGCTGAATTTCCTACGCGGGTGAAATGCGCTACTTTATGTTGGCACACTATGCTTGCCGCTCTGTGTGGTCAGATTGAGATACCCGTGAGGACAGAATAA
- the sufA gene encoding Fe-S cluster assembly scaffold SufA: MNDVKIIELTEAAYKHLQSLIKKRGKEAQFRLSVKKTGCSGYMYQSEIVERPQEGDISLKTALGLTVLIDAHCVPLLNGTIVDYVKKDFGQYQLYFNNPNAIGACGCGESFHLREEKNVDDNE; encoded by the coding sequence ATGAATGATGTAAAAATTATCGAACTGACAGAGGCCGCTTATAAACACCTTCAATCATTAATAAAAAAACGTGGAAAAGAAGCACAATTCCGCTTATCGGTGAAAAAAACGGGCTGCTCAGGCTACATGTACCAGTCGGAGATTGTAGAAAGACCACAAGAGGGCGATATCTCTCTCAAAACTGCGTTGGGATTAACTGTTTTAATTGATGCTCATTGTGTGCCTCTTCTCAATGGCACAATAGTCGACTATGTAAAAAAAGATTTTGGGCAATATCAATTATATTTTAATAATCCTAATGCGATTGGTGCTTGTGGTTGTGGAGAAAGTTTTCATTTAAGAGAAGAAAAAAACGTTGATGATAATGAATAA
- the sufT gene encoding putative Fe-S cluster assembly protein SufT, whose product MNNEHEKEIIVLSRDTTAMLVPSGTPIRVPQGTEVTVVQSSGDTFTVNVFGNLVRIEGRDSDALGKAIKNPMKDLPPDTTIKDKVWAQLSTVFDPEIPVNIVELGLVYACDIERLEEDIFRVVIEMTLTAPGCGMGPVLVEDVKRKIFTIPEVSDVEVEIVFDPPWDREMMSDAAKLQLGIFY is encoded by the coding sequence ATGAATAATGAACACGAAAAAGAAATTATTGTACTAAGTCGCGATACGACGGCAATGTTGGTGCCGTCGGGGACGCCTATTAGAGTCCCTCAAGGAACCGAGGTGACTGTAGTACAGAGTTCGGGTGACACATTTACGGTAAATGTTTTTGGAAATTTAGTCCGAATTGAAGGGAGGGACTCCGATGCTTTAGGAAAAGCAATTAAAAACCCTATGAAAGATTTGCCACCTGACACCACTATCAAAGATAAAGTATGGGCTCAACTCAGTACGGTGTTTGATCCGGAAATTCCTGTCAATATTGTAGAATTGGGATTGGTATACGCTTGCGATATTGAGCGATTGGAAGAAGATATTTTTCGTGTGGTTATCGAAATGACGTTAACAGCACCTGGGTGTGGGATGGGACCGGTATTAGTGGAAGATGTTAAACGCAAAATTTTCACTATTCCTGAGGTAAGCGATGTGGAAGTAGAAATTGTCTTTGACCCTCCGTGGGACCGAGAGATGATGTCTGATGCTGCTAAATTGCAATTAGGAATTTTTTATTAG
- the ftsH gene encoding ATP-dependent zinc metalloprotease FtsH, whose amino-acid sequence MNSIIKNLLLWLVIAVVLITVFSNFGARQPDIQPYSYSQFIQAVNVDKVSSVVIQDHEIKGITKDNKHFTTYLPIEDQALLNQLIDKGVSVKGEPPKQQSMFLHILISWLPFLILIFVWILFMRQMQGGGRGGGPMSFGRSKARLLNQDQVKVTFDDVAGVEEAKEEVKELVDFLRDPGKFQRLGGKMPCGVLLVGPPGTGKTLLAKAVAGEAKVSFFTISGSDFVEMFVGVGASRVRDMFDQAKKQAPCIIFIDEIDAVGRHRGAGLGGGHDEREQTLNQLLVEMDGFEGKEGIIVMAATNRPDVLDPALLRPGRFDRQVVVSLPDIKGRERILQVHMSKLPLASDVKASVIARGTPGFSGADLANTVNEAALFAARENKKDVGMAEFERAKDKIMMGAERRSMVMSDEEKKLTAYHEAGHAIVGLHMPEHDPVYKVTIIPRGRALGVTMFLPEQDRYSITKRRLECQLAGLFGGRIAEELIFGEERVTTGASNDIEKATEIARNMVTKWGLSVKLGPLTYREEEGEVFLGRSVTQRKDISDATSKEIDSEVRRIIDTAYDTAKKTLEEHMDQLYIMANALIKYETIDEVQIKEILAGKEPSPPPGWKEDDGAASEAVKKDSSSRDSESKPLHSGKIFPAEEMASRYNVVFTFLLPPAGEG is encoded by the coding sequence TTGAATAGTATTATTAAAAATTTACTGCTTTGGTTGGTTATTGCAGTAGTCCTTATTACGGTCTTCAGTAATTTTGGTGCACGACAACCCGATATTCAGCCCTATAGCTATTCGCAATTTATCCAAGCAGTTAATGTTGACAAAGTCAGCAGTGTGGTTATCCAGGATCATGAGATTAAAGGGATAACCAAAGACAACAAGCATTTTACGACCTATTTGCCTATAGAAGATCAAGCTCTGCTTAATCAATTAATAGATAAGGGCGTGAGTGTAAAAGGTGAGCCTCCAAAACAACAAAGTATGTTTTTACATATTCTTATTAGTTGGCTACCTTTCCTCATTTTGATTTTTGTCTGGATTTTATTTATGCGGCAGATGCAAGGTGGAGGCCGTGGCGGTGGTCCCATGTCATTTGGTCGTAGTAAAGCTCGTTTACTCAACCAAGATCAAGTCAAGGTAACCTTTGATGATGTTGCTGGCGTAGAAGAGGCAAAAGAAGAAGTCAAAGAGTTAGTGGACTTCTTGCGCGATCCCGGTAAATTTCAGCGCTTAGGAGGGAAAATGCCCTGCGGTGTATTGCTAGTTGGTCCTCCGGGAACCGGTAAAACCCTTCTGGCTAAAGCGGTAGCTGGGGAAGCCAAAGTATCGTTCTTTACTATCTCGGGTTCCGATTTTGTCGAAATGTTCGTGGGTGTAGGTGCTTCCCGGGTTCGTGACATGTTCGATCAAGCCAAGAAGCAAGCGCCCTGTATCATTTTTATCGACGAAATCGATGCCGTAGGTCGTCACCGTGGTGCTGGTTTAGGCGGTGGTCACGATGAACGAGAGCAAACCCTCAATCAACTCTTAGTAGAAATGGACGGTTTTGAAGGCAAAGAGGGCATTATTGTAATGGCCGCTACTAATCGGCCTGATGTGCTTGATCCCGCCTTATTACGGCCGGGGCGTTTTGACCGCCAAGTAGTGGTTTCCTTGCCAGACATTAAGGGACGTGAACGTATCCTCCAAGTTCACATGAGTAAATTGCCATTGGCGTCTGACGTTAAAGCTTCTGTCATTGCTCGAGGGACCCCAGGGTTTTCTGGGGCCGATCTAGCCAATACTGTCAACGAAGCTGCTTTATTTGCGGCGCGTGAAAACAAGAAAGACGTTGGAATGGCTGAATTTGAGCGTGCGAAAGATAAAATTATGATGGGAGCCGAACGACGTTCAATGGTAATGAGCGATGAAGAAAAGAAATTGACGGCTTATCACGAAGCAGGCCACGCAATTGTGGGATTGCATATGCCTGAGCACGATCCCGTTTATAAAGTCACGATTATTCCGCGAGGTCGGGCTTTAGGCGTGACAATGTTCTTGCCGGAACAAGATCGCTATAGTATTACCAAACGTCGTTTAGAATGCCAATTAGCGGGATTGTTTGGTGGACGAATTGCTGAAGAACTTATTTTTGGTGAAGAACGGGTGACCACAGGTGCATCCAACGACATTGAAAAAGCTACTGAGATTGCCCGCAATATGGTAACAAAGTGGGGATTGTCGGTAAAACTAGGTCCCTTAACTTATCGGGAAGAAGAAGGCGAAGTTTTTCTCGGACGTTCCGTGACACAGCGTAAAGACATTTCCGATGCAACCAGTAAAGAAATTGATTCTGAAGTGCGTCGTATTATTGATACGGCTTATGACACGGCGAAGAAAACGCTTGAAGAACATATGGATCAGCTTTACATTATGGCTAATGCATTAATTAAATATGAAACTATTGATGAGGTTCAAATTAAGGAAATTTTAGCGGGAAAAGAGCCTTCTCCACCTCCTGGGTGGAAAGAGGATGATGGGGCTGCTTCAGAAGCTGTGAAAAAAGATTCATCTTCCCGAGATAGTGAATCCAAACCCTTACATTCAGGAAAAATTTTTCCTGCCGAAGAGATGGCCAGCCGTTATAATGTCGTCTTCACATTCCTTCTCCCGCCCGCGGGGGAAGGTTAA
- the folP gene encoding dihydropteroate synthase, which produces MSEAKFHLQLRGNRKITFYEPAIMGVINVSPNSFYNPHLDLNSAFQTAEKMAREGADILDIGGEATNPFVNIDTDFPSLQMELDRLIPTIEEIKKRFNILISVDTSRPQVMREAINAGADIINDQRALQVEGALIAARELKSPVCLMHFPTSKRKPGSTSCVHLLETVKRDLNAAVDRCESQGISRNRIIIDPGFGQGHYGKNLKENFYLLNHLSKFLSLGLLVLSGWSRKSMIGDILSQLPEHRLFGSIAADVLAVYQGASIIRTHDVKASREAVRIAAYARKVNLIG; this is translated from the coding sequence ATGTCAGAAGCAAAGTTTCATTTGCAATTAAGGGGAAACCGAAAGATCACCTTTTACGAGCCTGCCATTATGGGAGTCATTAATGTTTCTCCTAATTCTTTTTACAATCCGCATCTAGATTTAAATTCTGCTTTCCAGACAGCAGAGAAAATGGCCCGTGAGGGGGCTGATATATTGGATATTGGCGGTGAGGCTACGAACCCATTTGTAAATATTGATACGGACTTCCCCTCTCTTCAGATGGAACTTGATCGATTGATACCTACCATTGAAGAAATAAAAAAACGTTTTAATATTTTAATTTCCGTCGATACCAGTCGACCTCAAGTTATGCGTGAAGCGATAAATGCAGGAGCGGATATTATTAATGACCAACGGGCCTTGCAGGTAGAAGGCGCATTAATAGCCGCAAGAGAATTAAAAAGTCCTGTGTGCCTAATGCATTTTCCTACTTCGAAGCGAAAACCGGGTTCAACTTCGTGCGTCCATCTTTTAGAAACTGTGAAGCGGGACTTGAACGCTGCTGTAGACCGTTGTGAAAGCCAAGGGATTTCTCGGAATCGAATAATTATTGATCCTGGCTTTGGTCAAGGTCACTACGGAAAAAATCTGAAGGAAAATTTTTATCTATTAAATCACTTATCTAAATTTTTATCTTTAGGGTTACTGGTGTTATCAGGATGGTCGCGAAAATCAATGATCGGTGATATCTTAAGCCAATTGCCAGAACACCGGCTATTTGGCAGCATCGCTGCTGATGTGCTAGCCGTATATCAGGGCGCTTCTATCATTCGCACTCATGATGTTAAAGCTAGTCGGGAAGCAGTTCGTATTGCTGCCTATGCCCGCAAGGTTAATCTCATTGGATAG
- the glmM gene encoding phosphoglucosamine mutase — protein sequence MQKKYFGTDGIRGQVGKSLINGEFMLKLGWAVGKVLANRHSATVLIGKDTRISGYMIESALQAGLSAAGVNIKLTGPMPTPAIAYLTHSVRADAGIVISASHNSYPDNGVKFFNKDGFKLSDKLELAIEDHIDKPMRTVSADRLGKAARMSEAHGRYIEFCKSTFPSNLSLKKLKIIVDCANGAAYSVAPSIFHELGADVIAIGDKPDGFNINHEYGATDTQKLRKSVLKHKADVGIAFDGDGDRLIMIDHHGIRVDGDELLCIMAIDRLHLKENCPLGVVGTIMSNLGLEQTLKCHHIAFERSPVGDRYVLELMQQKGWLLGGESSGHIVDLGFTTTGDGIITALQILRIMQQTNNSLVELKKVMVKHPQVLINVPVNGMLNMQHPTIEKAVAEAEKRLSGKGRVLLRPSGTEPVVRVMVEGHDEETIRKTAEMLVMVVNQLPHIKSDEIKIFTRQAKRRIGKTGSQRFIN from the coding sequence ATGCAAAAAAAATATTTTGGAACCGATGGAATTCGGGGACAAGTTGGAAAATCGTTGATTAACGGTGAGTTCATGCTTAAGCTCGGTTGGGCGGTAGGAAAAGTCTTAGCAAATAGACATTCGGCGACGGTTTTAATTGGGAAGGATACACGTATTTCAGGTTATATGATTGAATCGGCTTTGCAAGCAGGATTATCTGCTGCTGGAGTTAACATTAAATTGACAGGACCTATGCCTACTCCTGCCATTGCGTATTTGACACATTCTGTTCGCGCTGATGCGGGAATTGTAATTAGTGCTTCGCATAACAGCTATCCTGATAATGGAGTGAAATTTTTTAATAAGGATGGCTTTAAACTATCTGATAAGTTGGAGCTGGCTATTGAGGATCATATTGATAAACCTATGCGTACGGTGTCAGCTGACCGTTTAGGAAAAGCAGCGCGAATGAGCGAAGCCCATGGCCGTTATATTGAATTTTGTAAAAGCACTTTTCCTTCAAATTTATCTTTGAAAAAATTAAAAATTATCGTCGATTGTGCCAATGGTGCTGCTTATTCTGTTGCACCCAGTATTTTTCATGAACTGGGTGCGGATGTGATCGCGATTGGTGATAAGCCCGATGGATTTAATATTAATCATGAATATGGAGCCACTGATACTCAGAAACTCCGAAAGAGTGTTCTTAAGCACAAAGCCGATGTCGGTATAGCTTTTGATGGCGATGGCGATCGTCTGATTATGATAGATCATCACGGTATTAGAGTAGATGGAGACGAATTATTATGCATTATGGCTATCGATCGCTTACATTTAAAAGAGAATTGCCCCTTGGGAGTAGTAGGCACCATAATGAGTAATTTAGGATTAGAGCAAACATTAAAGTGCCATCATATTGCGTTTGAGCGTTCGCCAGTGGGTGACCGTTACGTTTTAGAATTGATGCAACAGAAAGGCTGGTTATTGGGAGGCGAATCTTCTGGTCATATTGTCGATCTTGGTTTTACTACTACAGGAGATGGTATTATTACTGCTTTACAGATATTAAGAATCATGCAACAAACCAATAATTCTCTGGTAGAACTTAAAAAAGTAATGGTTAAGCACCCACAAGTCTTAATTAACGTTCCTGTTAATGGGATGCTTAATATGCAACATCCGACTATTGAAAAGGCGGTAGCAGAAGCGGAGAAACGATTAAGTGGTAAGGGGCGTGTATTATTACGTCCTTCGGGGACGGAACCCGTAGTTCGAGTAATGGTGGAAGGACACGACGAAGAAACTATAAGAAAGACGGCCGAAATGTTAGTGATGGTAGTCAATCAGTTGCCTCACATAAAATCGGATGAAATAAAAATTTTTACTCGGCAAGCGAAACGTAGGATTGGTAAGACGGGTTCTCAAAGGTTTATAAATTAA
- the guaA gene encoding glutamine-hydrolyzing GMP synthase — protein sequence MPKDIHYHRILILDFGSQYTQLIARQVREIGVYCELMPCEADEKAIRNYNPHGIILSGGPETVTLSYTLRAPSIVFEIGCPVLGICYGMQTMAYQLGGKVDMTAKAEFGHVEVRILKSDLLFENIDDRISAEGIPLLDVWMSHGDIVTELPPEFEATASTDNSPYAAMADFKRQFFGLQFHPEVTHTPQGRRILIQFVKDICQCRATWITKNIIEESVHEIRNKVGSGKVIVGLSGGVDSAVTAAIVHEAIGDQLVCVLVDTGLLRLNEADEVLHVFKKHMGVTVICVGAKERFLKALERVLDPEEKRKISGEQFIRVFETEAKKLDVNWLGQGTIYPDIIESAKTKTGKGHVIKTHHNVGGLPLKMDLQLIEPLRELFKDEVRKLGLELGLPYDLVYRHPFPGPGLAIRILGEIKAEYIDILQRADAIFIEELKKYDYYRKVSQAFVVFMPIKSVGVKGDARHYGYVVALRAVKTMDFMTARWVELPYEFLTSVGQRILNEIKEISRVVYDITNKPPATIEWE from the coding sequence ATGCCGAAAGATATCCATTACCATCGAATTTTGATCCTTGATTTTGGTTCGCAATATACGCAATTAATTGCTCGGCAGGTGCGTGAAATTGGCGTATATTGCGAGTTAATGCCCTGCGAAGCGGATGAGAAAGCCATTCGCAATTATAATCCTCACGGTATCATTCTTTCAGGAGGTCCTGAAACGGTCACGTTAAGCTACACTTTGCGTGCCCCTTCCATTGTTTTTGAAATTGGTTGTCCGGTATTAGGAATTTGTTACGGGATGCAAACGATGGCCTATCAATTAGGCGGCAAAGTGGATATGACCGCTAAGGCTGAATTTGGTCATGTGGAAGTGCGAATATTAAAGTCTGACTTATTATTTGAAAACATTGATGATCGCATTTCTGCTGAAGGTATTCCCTTGTTAGATGTTTGGATGAGTCACGGTGATATTGTTACAGAATTGCCCCCGGAATTTGAAGCAACTGCCAGTACCGATAATTCTCCTTATGCAGCAATGGCTGACTTTAAACGACAGTTTTTTGGTTTGCAATTTCATCCTGAAGTTACGCACACGCCTCAGGGACGTCGAATCTTAATTCAATTCGTTAAAGACATTTGTCAATGTCGAGCAACGTGGATAACGAAGAATATTATTGAAGAAAGTGTTCATGAGATTCGCAATAAAGTGGGGAGTGGGAAGGTCATTGTGGGTTTGTCAGGCGGAGTAGATTCTGCTGTGACAGCAGCTATTGTACACGAAGCGATTGGTGATCAATTGGTGTGTGTATTAGTGGATACCGGGTTACTTCGATTAAATGAAGCGGACGAAGTATTGCATGTATTCAAAAAACATATGGGTGTAACGGTTATTTGTGTTGGTGCGAAAGAGCGTTTTCTGAAAGCCTTGGAAAGGGTTTTGGATCCAGAAGAAAAGCGTAAAATTTCAGGTGAACAATTTATTCGAGTTTTTGAGACAGAGGCTAAAAAGTTAGACGTCAATTGGTTGGGTCAGGGAACAATTTATCCTGATATAATTGAATCCGCAAAAACAAAAACCGGAAAAGGCCATGTCATCAAAACACATCATAATGTAGGAGGATTACCGCTTAAAATGGATTTGCAACTTATTGAGCCATTGCGGGAATTATTTAAAGACGAAGTTCGGAAATTGGGTTTAGAGTTAGGCTTGCCTTACGATTTAGTTTATCGCCATCCTTTCCCAGGGCCGGGTTTGGCTATTCGTATTTTGGGGGAAATTAAGGCTGAATACATTGATATATTACAGCGTGCCGATGCAATTTTTATTGAAGAATTAAAAAAATATGATTATTACCGCAAGGTGAGTCAAGCGTTTGTTGTTTTTATGCCGATAAAATCGGTGGGTGTTAAAGGAGATGCACGTCATTATGGTTATGTAGTAGCTTTGCGGGCTGTGAAAACAATGGATTTTATGACAGCACGCTGGGTAGAATTACCTTATGAATTTTTAACAAGCGTTGGTCAGCGAATTTTAAATGAAATTAAAGAAATTTCGCGTGTGGTTTATGACATTACCAATAAGCCGCCAGCAACGATTGAGTGGGAGTAA
- a CDS encoding D-alanine--D-alanine ligase family protein — protein MSIQSARNIVAALSPDKYKISVVYIDQNGKWYLIDNKENFLTQGPQDLVSAEKAVPITIALGEQIRPWRALNGEKHLYELDCVFPVIHGTQGEDGALQGLLELSNLPYVGADVQCSAICIEKDITKSLLRAAKVPVVDWHTLWPFDRLKGVYERLIDQWETTELFVKAVSLGSSVAIFPVKSAIEFQKRAENIFCYDDRLIVEPRIRGREIECAVLGNEHPKASLPAEIISNHDFYSYEAKYLDPNGATTTTSVNLSEEIIEKIQQIAIDAFKTVRCSGMARIDFFVTPQNQIMVNEINTIPGFTNISMYPKMWEATGLSYSALLDLLIELALERHQNQQKLIRRYPINKQ, from the coding sequence ATTTCTATTCAGTCGGCTCGAAACATTGTGGCAGCATTAAGCCCTGATAAATATAAGATTTCGGTGGTATATATTGATCAAAATGGAAAATGGTATCTTATTGACAATAAAGAAAATTTTTTAACTCAAGGGCCTCAGGATTTAGTTTCTGCTGAGAAGGCTGTCCCTATTACTATTGCGTTGGGAGAACAAATAAGACCTTGGCGAGCGCTTAATGGTGAAAAGCATCTTTATGAACTGGACTGTGTCTTCCCTGTGATTCATGGAACTCAAGGTGAAGACGGGGCCCTCCAGGGGTTACTGGAACTTTCGAACCTGCCCTACGTGGGTGCTGATGTTCAATGTTCTGCCATTTGTATTGAAAAAGATATTACTAAGAGCTTACTAAGAGCGGCGAAGGTACCAGTAGTCGACTGGCACACTTTGTGGCCTTTTGACCGGCTGAAAGGAGTTTATGAACGTCTGATTGATCAATGGGAAACCACTGAGCTTTTCGTGAAAGCTGTGAGCTTGGGTTCTTCCGTAGCTATTTTTCCTGTCAAAAGTGCAATAGAATTTCAAAAAAGAGCTGAGAATATTTTTTGTTATGATGATCGGCTTATTGTTGAACCTAGAATTCGCGGAAGGGAAATCGAATGTGCTGTATTGGGAAATGAACACCCAAAAGCTTCGTTGCCAGCCGAAATCATATCCAACCATGATTTTTATTCTTACGAGGCAAAATATCTTGATCCTAATGGTGCGACTACCACGACCAGTGTGAATCTTTCAGAAGAAATAATTGAAAAAATCCAACAGATAGCTATTGATGCTTTCAAGACTGTTCGTTGTTCCGGAATGGCGCGGATAGATTTTTTTGTGACTCCCCAAAATCAGATAATGGTAAATGAAATAAATACGATTCCAGGATTTACCAATATTAGTATGTATCCAAAAATGTGGGAAGCGACAGGTTTATCCTATTCAGCATTATTAGATCTGTTAATTGAATTGGCGCTGGAGCGCCATCAAAATCAGCAAAAATTAATTCGTCGTTATCCAATTAACAAACAGTGA
- a CDS encoding DMT family transporter, with the protein MYLHRLVEIFRRSLVPIIGPVYYACHIVALQAFSKKLKPEDTTLDLNYQIAFSLFLPLLTSSYKNTGAIFSWSVVISILFCSIFATCLVFYLQLRYQRYVSVGKAALIYNFEPVFDRVFSYLPNREKIYLNNIRSLLILISFLLFELISFKKPQTSSNIDD; encoded by the coding sequence ATGTATTTACATCGGTTAGTGGAGATTTTTAGACGCTCGCTTGTGCCTATTATTGGGCCTGTTTATTACGCCTGTCATATTGTGGCATTACAAGCTTTCTCTAAAAAATTAAAGCCAGAAGATACCACTTTAGATTTAAATTATCAAATTGCCTTTTCGTTGTTTTTGCCTCTTCTGACTTCTTCGTATAAAAATACAGGGGCAATTTTTTCATGGTCTGTTGTTATATCCATTCTATTTTGCTCAATTTTTGCTACCTGTCTTGTATTTTATTTGCAATTGCGGTATCAGCGATATGTGTCTGTGGGCAAAGCAGCATTAATTTATAATTTTGAACCTGTTTTTGATAGGGTTTTCAGCTATCTTCCCAATAGAGAAAAAATTTATTTGAATAATATTAGAAGCCTTTTGATTTTAATCAGCTTTCTATTGTTTGAATTAATCTCCTTTAAAAAACCGCAAACCAGTAGCAATATTGATGATTAA
- a CDS encoding FUSC family protein — translation MNAFFNKLTDSVNRLSGERIVGSFKTALACLIGVLIGEIFHLAMPQWILITIVVVMATNIRIGGAIRKSYFRLLGTIIGAFLAGVALFFIGDHPNIIHFLLILLIGVFAYLASSSTDIAQFGLLGATTMVMILDTRAPTLKTAVDRTLEIFLGILIAIVVSRFVFPRHAKKLLRVSITNTLQQFQALFEFFVTKELTFDFLKEQEKMENNMISEILKQSTLLQEAINEDPRVKKKRFIYQAIFLIERKLLRSIYMLLQTILAESAQIRSFFQNKELSELHRRILDLFDFLSALSSKQTPKITLLPKEEIYAVIDKVIRLLFQSTGVAYRIINVHAFEFCLEHLIGVLYELEKWLRKLDSKEHLPEH, via the coding sequence ATGAACGCTTTTTTCAATAAGTTAACTGATTCGGTTAACCGTTTATCCGGAGAGCGCATTGTTGGGAGTTTTAAGACCGCGTTAGCTTGTTTGATCGGTGTACTTATCGGAGAAATATTCCATTTGGCAATGCCGCAATGGATTTTGATTACCATCGTGGTAGTCATGGCCACGAATATTCGTATTGGCGGAGCAATAAGAAAATCTTATTTTCGACTATTAGGAACAATTATAGGCGCGTTTTTAGCAGGTGTAGCTTTATTTTTCATAGGAGATCACCCTAACATCATTCATTTTCTATTAATTTTATTGATAGGAGTTTTTGCTTATTTGGCTTCCAGTTCGACAGACATAGCTCAATTTGGTTTACTGGGTGCCACGACGATGGTGATGATATTGGATACCCGAGCGCCTACATTAAAAACAGCTGTTGACCGGACCTTAGAAATTTTCCTTGGAATTTTGATTGCTATCGTTGTTAGCCGCTTTGTTTTTCCTCGGCACGCCAAAAAGCTCCTTCGTGTAAGCATTACCAATACCTTACAGCAATTCCAGGCACTTTTTGAATTCTTTGTTACTAAAGAATTGACCTTCGATTTTTTAAAAGAGCAAGAAAAAATGGAAAACAATATGATTAGTGAGATTTTAAAGCAGAGCACGTTATTGCAAGAGGCAATAAATGAAGATCCTCGAGTAAAAAAGAAACGCTTTATTTACCAAGCTATTTTTTTGATCGAAAGAAAATTATTGAGAAGCATCTATATGCTTCTCCAAACTATTCTAGCGGAGTCGGCACAAATCCGAAGTTTCTTTCAGAATAAGGAGCTTTCTGAGCTTCATCGCCGAATATTAGATTTATTTGATTTTTTAAGTGCCCTCTCGTCGAAACAAACACCCAAAATTACTTTGCTTCCTAAAGAAGAAATTTATGCGGTAATTGATAAAGTAATACGGCTTCTCTTTCAATCTACAGGGGTGGCTTATCGAATTATTAATGTTCATGCTTTTGAATTTTGTTTAGAGCATTTAATCGGAGTACTATATGAACTGGAAAAATGGCTGCGTAAGCTCGACTCTAAGGAGCATTTACCAGAGCATTAA
- a CDS encoding TSUP family transporter: protein MLEIAVFTVPYLHKCGLDLKRAIGCTTLTSSIFSAVSAILLMIIGLFKVGLSGDLVGFVNLSLLGIAVIPSALAGYFGSKLSIKLPRSQLKYVYVVLLSVVEFLMLW, encoded by the coding sequence TTGCTCGAAATTGCGGTATTTACAGTTCCTTACCTACATAAATGCGGATTAGATCTTAAAAGAGCTATTGGATGTACCACTTTAACAAGCAGTATATTTTCGGCAGTATCTGCTATTTTGTTAATGATAATAGGATTATTCAAGGTTGGTCTTTCAGGAGACCTCGTTGGATTTGTCAATTTATCCTTGCTTGGAATCGCTGTAATTCCAAGCGCTTTAGCGGGATATTTTGGTTCAAAATTAAGTATAAAATTGCCAAGATCACAATTAAAATACGTATATGTCGTCTTACTTAGCGTTGTGGAATTTTTAATGCTCTGGTAA
- a CDS encoding CBS domain-containing protein has translation MSKKPAYLSPTSSIKEAAKKMAELDCNFIPVGENDHLIGTIADREILLYIPLQKECKRKKSRSDLYARCDESRHRILL, from the coding sequence ATGTCTAAGAAACCAGCTTATCTATCCCCTACCAGTAGCATAAAGGAAGCGGCTAAAAAAATGGCGGAATTAGATTGCAACTTTATTCCGGTAGGAGAAAATGATCATTTAATTGGCACCATCGCTGATAGAGAGATATTGTTGTACATTCCATTGCAAAAGGAATGCAAAAGGAAAAAATCCCGATCAGACCTCTATGCGCGATGTGATGAGTCAAGGCATCGAATATTGCTTTGA